From Amia ocellicauda isolate fAmiCal2 chromosome 12, fAmiCal2.hap1, whole genome shotgun sequence, a single genomic window includes:
- the LOC136764991 gene encoding nectin-2 isoform X2: protein MAKEYALDRATGRNRHPLVLLLLVLLQGAQCQRVKVDPEVQAYPGQNVTLRCQFVQDGQAKLTQVSWIWEPPVGSGMEKVNVAVFHPQFKDSYPNSPLKGRISFLAQPASLEAPSIQIQGVQLTDEGKFICEFATYPNGNEQGIANLIMLAKPVNSAKVITVTAGDSPVTVARCESANGKPAAQLSWVTALVGNGTLTSVNNANGTVTVRSEYWLTPSGKDDGMDLSCVVSHPTLDLPQSFPLKLAVEYPPQVEIIGYDENWYMGRTNAILHCKATGNPPPTNITWKTLSGEKLPETVKVNGNQLTVQKVDETVNTTFVCEVSNRMGPSKSHLTVAVRDTRLPMKGAATGSIIGGIIGVLLLGAIIGTVIMVIRRHRQDGPPKYKPPPPKKTGGSTEMINRVAAPDTERLPLDEIYYETNNEPVTDLDRLGEEGEGPDSRSSGPPGYHYGGPSNWDDLPQPPYRDYENEPPPDHTPPTPSRNDSFISSAMFV from the exons gcgcACAGTGCCAGAGGGTGAAGGTGGACCCGGAGGTGCAGGCCTACCCGGGGCAGAATGTAACTCTTCGCTGCCAGTTTGTGCAGGATGGCCAGGCCAAGCTCACACAGGTCTCCTGGATCTGGGAGCCGCCGGTGGGCAGTGGCATGGAGAAGGTCAACGTGGCAGTCTTCCACCCCCAATTCAAGGACAGCTACCCCAATTCCCCTCTGAAGGGCCGAATCAGTTTCCTGGCCCAGCCAGCCTCCCTAGAAGCTCCCTCGATCCAGATCCAAGGCGTGCAGCTGACGGATGAGGGGAAATTTATCTGCGAGTTTGCCACCTATCCCAATGGAAATGAGCAGGGAATCGCCAACCTGATCATgctgg CCAAGCCCGTGAACTCGGCCAAAGTCATCACAGTCACCGCTGGAGACAGCCCGGTTACCGTGGCACGCTGTGAATCGGCGAATGGCAAGCCGGCTGCCCAGCTGTCATGGGTGACGGCTCTGGTGGGTAACGGCACCCTCACCAGTGTGAACAACGCGAATGGTACGGTGACTGTGCGCAGCGAGTACTGGCTCACCCCCTCCGGCAAGGACGATGGCATGGACCTGAGCTGCGTGGTGTCGCACCCCACCCTGGACCTGCCGCAGAGCTTCCCCCTCAAACTGGCcgttgagt ATCCACCCCAGGTGGAGATCATAGGTTATGACGAGAACTGGTACATGGGGCGTACCAATGCCATCCTGCATTGCAAGGCAACTGGGAACCCGCCACCCACCAACATCACCTGGAAGAC gcTGTCAGGGGAGAAGTTACCGGAGACCGTGAAGGTCAACGGGAACCAGCTGACTGTGCAGAAGGTGGACGAGACGGTCAACACCACCTTCGTGTGCGAGGTGTCGAACCGCATGGGCCCCAGCAAGAGCCATCTCACTGTTGCGGTCAGAG ACACTCGTCTCCCAATGAAGGGAGCGGCGACTGGCAGCATCATTGGTGGGATAATAGGGGTTCTGCTCCTTGGTGCCATCATCGGCACCGTAATCATGGTGATCCGCCGCCACCGCCAGGA tggTCCTCCCAAGTACAAACCCCCCCCTCCCAAGAAGACTGGTGGCTCCACAGAGATG ATTAACAGAGTTGCGGCTcctgacactgagagactgccCCTTGATGAGATTTACTACGAGACCAACAATGAGCCTGTCACT GATTTGGACCGGCTAGGCGAGGAGGGGGAGGGCCCAGACTCCAGGAGCTCTGGCCCCCCTGGGTACCACTATGGCGGCCCATCTAACTGGGACGACTTGCCACAGCCCCCCTACCGTGACTACGAAAACGAGCCCCCACCTGACCAcacgccccccaccccctcccgaAATGATAGCTTCATATCCTCTGCCATGTTTGTGTGA
- the LOC136764991 gene encoding nectin-2 isoform X1 produces the protein MAKEYALDRATGRNRHPLVLLLLVLLQGAQCQRVKVDPEVQAYPGQNVTLRCQFVQDGQAKLTQVSWIWEPPVGSGMEKVNVAVFHPQFKDSYPNSPLKGRISFLAQPASLEAPSIQIQGVQLTDEGKFICEFATYPNGNEQGIANLIMLAKPVNSAKVITVTAGDSPVTVARCESANGKPAAQLSWVTALVGNGTLTSVNNANGTVTVRSEYWLTPSGKDDGMDLSCVVSHPTLDLPQSFPLKLAVEYPPQVEIIGYDENWYMGRTNAILHCKATGNPPPTNITWKTLSGEKLPETVKVNGNQLTVQKVDETVNTTFVCEVSNRMGPSKSHLTVAVRETPPVTDGQAGMVAGAVIGTLLALLLVCALVAVLYTRQRRQRDGYRGNQGCYDIKTRVFGGKKGNRNGAGIGGGIGGTGVGLGGNGSGPLYTYGGEGDIEGLGGKSSSGGQLHQAGPMLSTTPTAHDILLGGEMDEAERRKFDGEGEEDEGYDHFDESRPPLLQLRGPPQLDLEPSGYLDDDMESQRDGSVISRTAVYV, from the exons gcgcACAGTGCCAGAGGGTGAAGGTGGACCCGGAGGTGCAGGCCTACCCGGGGCAGAATGTAACTCTTCGCTGCCAGTTTGTGCAGGATGGCCAGGCCAAGCTCACACAGGTCTCCTGGATCTGGGAGCCGCCGGTGGGCAGTGGCATGGAGAAGGTCAACGTGGCAGTCTTCCACCCCCAATTCAAGGACAGCTACCCCAATTCCCCTCTGAAGGGCCGAATCAGTTTCCTGGCCCAGCCAGCCTCCCTAGAAGCTCCCTCGATCCAGATCCAAGGCGTGCAGCTGACGGATGAGGGGAAATTTATCTGCGAGTTTGCCACCTATCCCAATGGAAATGAGCAGGGAATCGCCAACCTGATCATgctgg CCAAGCCCGTGAACTCGGCCAAAGTCATCACAGTCACCGCTGGAGACAGCCCGGTTACCGTGGCACGCTGTGAATCGGCGAATGGCAAGCCGGCTGCCCAGCTGTCATGGGTGACGGCTCTGGTGGGTAACGGCACCCTCACCAGTGTGAACAACGCGAATGGTACGGTGACTGTGCGCAGCGAGTACTGGCTCACCCCCTCCGGCAAGGACGATGGCATGGACCTGAGCTGCGTGGTGTCGCACCCCACCCTGGACCTGCCGCAGAGCTTCCCCCTCAAACTGGCcgttgagt ATCCACCCCAGGTGGAGATCATAGGTTATGACGAGAACTGGTACATGGGGCGTACCAATGCCATCCTGCATTGCAAGGCAACTGGGAACCCGCCACCCACCAACATCACCTGGAAGAC gcTGTCAGGGGAGAAGTTACCGGAGACCGTGAAGGTCAACGGGAACCAGCTGACTGTGCAGAAGGTGGACGAGACGGTCAACACCACCTTCGTGTGCGAGGTGTCGAACCGCATGGGCCCCAGCAAGAGCCATCTCACTGTTGCGGTCAGAG AGACCCCTCCCGTGACTGATGGGCAGGCAGGCATGGTGGCGGGCGCAGTCATCGGGACACTCCTGGCTCTCCTATTGGTGTGCGCCCTTGTCGCCGTGCTGTACACTCGACAACGGCGCCAGCGGGATGGTTACCGTGGCAACCAGGGCTGCTATGACATCAAGACACGAGTCTTCGGGGGCAAGAAGGGCAACCGGAATGGAGCGGGGATTGGGGGTGGGATTGGCGGCACTGGGGTGGGGCTGGGGGGCAATGGTAGCGGTCCCCTTTACACCTACGGTGGGGAGGGTGACATCGAAGGGCTGGGTGGCAAGTCCAGCAGCGGGGGACAGCTCCACCAGGCTGGCCCTATGCTGTCCACCACCCCCACAGCCCACGACATCCTGCTGGGGGGGGAGATGGATGAGGCAGAGAGGCGGAAGTTCGacggggagggggaggaggacgAGGGCTATGACCATTTCGACGAGAGCCGCCCCCCTCTGTTGCAGCTGCGTGGCCCCCCCCAGCTCGACCTGGAGCCCAGCGGTTACCTAGACGATGACATGGAGTCGCAAAGGGATGGGTCTGTGATCTCGCGGACTGCAGTCTACGTCTAG